Below is a genomic region from Bacillus mycoides.
TAGATAAATTAGGTAGAAACGTACCTACTTATCATCTGATTGATGTTTAGAAGGTTCTAAAAGAACAATACGGCGCCGTTGTAGTAATTGCAGAAACAAACTTAGGATTTCTAAATCATTTTTCTTACTGCAATAAATTCTCCTTTCTCTTCAATAAACCTGCCTCATAGTTGAACAAGAAAATTAACTGTAGCTTAAATTTAAAAATTTGTAGCAATATAAAGTTTCAGAAGATTTTAAAATTCTAAAAAATTAGAAGGTATAATTCGATAAATATAGAATTTAATAATTAGCAAATAAGGAGGGGATTAAATGGAAGTCTTTCACGTAACGAGTAGAAAGAGGGAAACGTACAACGTTCAAATGAAGTATTCGATACTTTTCGAATGTGCACTTGGCATTGCGGCAGTTACTCATAAAAGGTTAATCGACACGCTTGAAAAATCTCAAAGTGAATGGGAAAAAATTAGACAATCATTATCGGTAGAGATGAGAGAGCATTTACAGTTCGTAGAAGAAAATAATACATGGAAAGCATTACTTCAGTTATTGTATGAGGGAGATTTTCAGGATCTATCACAGTTTATTGCAAATATCGATTCACTTTCAGAAGAAGATTTAAAGTATATATGTTTACCGTTTTTAGGAGAAGCGTATCAAGCGAAAAGACGTTTAGCTGCAAGCGGAGAAGTATCTGTAATACATGAACTAAAGGAACTGACACATGATCATCAGTTTTTCTCTACGTATATAGAGTTTGTATGTCATGCCGATGTGCGCGAACTAAAAACGCATTTAATCGCCGTTATGACAGGTTGGTATGACAGTGTTGTAAAAAAAGAGGCAGAAGAAATTGTTTCTATACTACAGCGAGATTATGAAGCGAAAAATGAAATGAATAAAAAGATGAAACCGGAAGAGTTTGTCGAGTGGGCTACAGGTGGAGTTACATATATGCCAGAGCCAAGTGTTCATCACGTACTTCTTATCCCGCAAATTACATACAGACCGTGGAACATAGAAGCTGATATTGAAGATACGAAAGTGTTTCATTATCCAGTCGCAAATGAAAGTATACATCCAGAAGATCCGTATGAGCCGAGTTATTTTTTAGTTCATAAACATAAGGCGCTCGGGGACGAGGCAAGGCTTCGTATTGTAAAACTACTATTTGAACAAGAGCGTACGCTGCAAGAAATAACGGAAAGATTACAACTAGGAAAATCGACAGTACATCATCATTTGAAACTTTTACGTTCAGCAAAGTTAGTTGATATTCAAGACGGAAAATATGTGTTGAGAAAGAAAGCAGTGCAGTCTTTAGCGAAAGAATTAGATGCATTTTTGAATAGATAATATACAACGAGAATGTACATAAAGGGAGGAATTTAATAGAAAAGTTGGTGAGCTATAGTGAAGAGTGTATTGAAAAACCGTTCATTCTTTTTTATGTGGATAGGTAGTGCGATTTCGGAATTAGGCGGGGCTTTCGGGACGTTATGTAATTCAATTCTCGTTTATGAATTAACAGGATCAAAAACAGCATTAAGTAGCATGTGGTTACTATATTTTATCCCGTCGCTCATACTACAACTTATAAGCGGTCCATATATTGATAAATGGAGCCGAAAGTGGATTATGATTTTTTCACAATGGATACGAGCGTCCGTATTTTTACTACCTTTGGCGATGCTAGTTACAGGTAATATAGAAGTTTGGCACATTTATGTTGTTCAAATTATAGTTGGACTTATTACACCGCTTTATACACCTGCAAGTCAAGCAATTACACCGAGCATTGTAAGTAAAGAGCACCTTCAAAATGCAAATGGGTATATTGATGGGATGACTCGTCTTATGATGTTTCTTGCGCCAGTATTAGGTGGCATCGTTATTCATTTTATTGGAATGAAGCTAACACTGTTCTTTGTGTGTATTTGTCTATTCATTAGTGGAGGGTTGTTGCTTTTCATTAGAGAAAAGAGGATAAAGCAAGAGCTTAGAAAAACGTGGCTAGAGCAGTTTCTTCATGGATTTACATATTTTTTCACAAGACCAGTTATCGTTTGGCTTGGTATCTTTCTAACATTCGTTCAATTTGGAGTAGGAGTAACGATGGTTACAAATCTTCCTTACATTAAAGATGAACTATCGGCAGGGTATGCTGAATACGGTTATTTTATGGCCGGTTTCCCACTTGGCTATGTAGTTGGATCAATATTAGTCGGAAAAGTAACATATAAAAGCCGGCGAATACTTATGCTTGGAGGATTGTTTATAGGTGGCCTTACATACATTTCTCTAGGGTTCAATCACAGTATTATAATTGCGGTAATTATTGAAGTAATTGCAGGTATTTGTATTTCATTTTTCAATGTTCATAATACGACGATATGCCAACAAACAGTACCAAACAATATGATAGGGCAAGTATTTTCAGTGCGATTATTTTTCATACGATCCGCTATGCCGTTAGGTGTGTTATTAGGAGGCATACTAAGTGAAATATGGGGAGTTAGAGCACTATACTTTATCATAGGTGCGATTATATGCGTCACTTCTTTAATAGGAATATTACTTCCATATTTTAAATTTTTAGATGAGGCAATTGAAGAGAAAACAGCATAATTCAAAAAATTTAAAACTTTATAATTGAAAATAATTATCATAATCAACTATAATAGAAGAATACTAGTATTCGTATTACAAAGAGGGAGTGGGATATATGTTTATCGAAACTAAAACATTTACAGTAAAAGAAGGTACATCAGATATAGTTGTAGAGCGTTTTACAGGAGAAGGCATTATTGAAAAATTTGAAGGGTTTATCGATTTAAGTGTTCTCGTTAAAAAAGTGAGACGCGGAGATGAAGAAGTAGTAGTTATGATTCGCTGGGAATCAGAACAAGCATGGAAAAACTGGGAAACAAGTGAAGAGCATTTAGCTGGACATAGAGCGGGCCGTGGTAAACCAAAACCAGATCATATCATTAACGTTGAACACGGTGTTTATTATGTGAAATCATCGAAATCGGCTTATCAACAGTCGTAAAATATAATTAGAGGTAGAGGTAGAGGTAGAGGTAGAGGTAGAGGTAGAGGTAGAGGTAGAGGATATTTGTTTATTAATAAACAAATATCCTCTTTTTTGATTTATAGTAAAATATGGATGTTATATATATTTATTTGTTTAGTTATAAATGGAGGTAAACGAAGTGAAAAAAATATTAATAATGGCAGCTTTAGCAACGACATTATTATCAGTATGTAGTGATAATAATAATAATGTGAAAGAAGATGTATCTAAGAATGAGGAAGAAAAACGTGAAAGCAGTGCAAAAATAGTAGAGCAGAAAGAGTATATCGTTATTGATAAGAATTATAATGAAATATTTCTAAAAGATGCTAGCTCAAATAAAGAAGAGAGCGTGAAAGTAAGTTTAAGTAATTTAAACCCAATAAAATGGAAGGCGCCTAAAAGAAACGGTAGCTTAGATATAGGTGATCATATCTCTTTGGAAAAAGAAGAGGGTAAATATACACCTACATTAGTAAAAGATCTTGTAGGTGAAATAAAGTATGATGGTTCAATTAAATATAAAATTTTAGAAGCAACTAATAAGTCAGTAAAGTGGTTACCACTAAATAAAGAGAACAATGGAGGGAGTGTTCCACCAGAGATGGTAAAAGTGGTGAATGCTTCGAAAATAAAAGGTGGAGATATTGTAACGATTCAAGATAAAACAAAAAGCAGTAAAGACGCAATCGTATATGAACTGACAATTGTTGAATAAGTATGTAGAAGATTAAAGGTATTAAGAGAAGTAAAATATATTTAGGTAACGAATAAATCTATAAGAATGTGTTTGGAGGTTACAAATGTTAGAAACACAAATATCTATTAAACATGAACGACATAAAAAATTAGTGAAAACAATAGTAGCTGAAATCTTATCTATAGATAAGGTAACTGGATGTATGCTTATTGGTTCTGTCGCAAGAGGTGATGCATATCCTGATTCGGATTTAGACTTATATATTCTTTTAGAAGACGGACAAAAGAAGCGATTTTATTCTGAAACGAGAGAAGATATTTTAGTTGAATATAAGAGTGCAGATTTTAATCTAATACAAGTAAACTTTAAAAACAATCCGATGGAACTATACTCATTTTTAGAAGGGAAATTTTTATTTGATAAAAGCGGTGAGTTGAAAAAGTTAAAGGAAATAGCTAAACATGAATTTGAAAACTACCGTGTTTCTAGTGATAAAGTAAAAGGCGTTTCTCATTGGTTACATAGTTCGCTAATTAAAATTAAGACTGCTCTGAAGGCAAAAGATGAGTTAAAAGCATCATATATAGTTCAAACATCAACTTGGACATTGTTAGAGGGAATATGGGCTATTAATAACAAGCCAGTACCGCCAGCTGGATCTGTTTTGAAATATATTGAAACATTATCTAAAGTACCAACGAATTTTGCAGGTTTTATAAATAAATTGTTTTTAGGTGATACGACAGAGCGCATCTCTTCAGCAATTTTCTTGATTGAGTGGGTTTTACTTAATTTGGAGAATAAATAATATGGCTATAACACTTGTCAATTTATATAGGTAAATCGATACTCCATGTCGAATGGTTCATATGATTGCATTCATTTCGAAAAACGTTCTAAGCTATAGGAAAAAGCATAAGACTATTAAAAAATAGTCTTATACGGAACACTTGAATATCTTTCCTTACATATGTAAGTGTTATTAATATGAGTATATATACCCTCTGCTTAAAAGGAGATGAGTGAATGAAGTTGAATCATTTAAATCTATGTGTTGATGATTTATCAGAAGCTAGACATTTCTTTGAAACATTTTTTGATTTTCAATTTTTGGAGCAAAAGGGAAAGGCACTTGTAGTAATGAGTGATGAGAGTGGATTTATACTTGTGCTAAGTGATCCAAAAGCATTTAAGGGGAATAAGGAAGTTATGTATCCTGAAGCTTTTCATATTGGTTTTTTAGTGGAAACTTCAAGTGAAGTTGATCAATCATATAATCGTTTAGTAGCTGGTGGCATTGAAATAGGCAAGGAACCTTATACGATGAGAGGTAGTAGTTATGGTTTTTATTTTACAGTATTTAATGGCTTATTAATCGAAGTGTCTTGTATTGATTATAGAGACGGTAAGAAAGTTTCAAAATCCAATGACACTCATCAAGAGTAATTGTTTGAAGGTGTATATGTAGCCCCTTATCCAGTTTGGAAAGGGGCTTGATACCATTTTAATCCTCTTTTTTAATGGAACACTAAAGTGAAAAAGAAGCGTCTTTTAGTCAGAAATCCGACTTATGAGACAGTTCCTTTATTTTTGTTTTCATATTTTATTATAACTGAAACAATTCTCATTTTTTACAATATAATCAATTAATTTAAATATTTAGAAAAATAGGATGTTTATGTGTTAAAATAAATATAGAAAACCATTTATTAACTATCGGCAGGTTAATAGAAAAAGGGTGTAAATAGTTAATAATGTCACAATTAAAATGCAACTAGATAGTTAGGAGGAATGATTATAATGGATACTACACAACAAAACAGTAATGCATGGGATAAGAAGGTTGAAGAAGGTTCTAGATACACTCAACCTGTAAGTAGTGAGGTTATTGAAAAAAGTAAATCAGGTGAATGGGAAATCACAGTCACCACAGAAAAATCAGTTCCTAGAGATTGGTTTCCAAAGTCATTAGAGGGATTAAAGATACTTTGTTTAGCATCAGGTGGAGGGTAACAAGCACCAGTACTGGCTGCTGCTGGGGCAGATGTAACAGTTACTGATATATCTAAGAAGCAATTGGAACAAGATGAAATGGTAGCGGAACGGGATGGATTAACTTTAAAAACAGTACAAGGAGATATGTCAGACCTTAGTGATTTTGAAGATGAATATTTTGATATTGTCGTAAATCCTGTTTCTAATTTGTTTGTAAAAGATGTTCATCTTGTATGGAATGAGATTTCAAGGGTTTTAAAGAATAAAGGTATTCTTATTTCTGGATTTACAAATCCTTTACTATGGATTTTTGATGACAACCAAGAACAAAAAGGTATTTTGGATGTTAAACATTCAATACCTTCATCAACATTGGATTATTTACCAGAGGATGAAGTTCAAGATTATATTAATTTAAATCAAACAATAGAATACGCACATACTCTAGAAGATCAAATCCAAGGTCAAGTTGAAGCTGGTTTTGTTATAACGGGTTTTTACGAGGATGATTTTGGTGGAACAAGGATATTAGATAAGCATATTAAAACTTTTATTGCTACAAAAGCTATAAAGTTAAAGGTTGATTAAAATTTTTGGCTCGTTAGTCGAAGAAGGAAACTTGAAAACAGTAAAAGTTCAATGTATGTCAAAAAGGATGGCAAGTGCCATCCTTTTCCTTGTGTAGTTTGAGTGTCAAAACAAGTTTTACTCCTCTTAACTGAACCCGTTATAATAAATAGTCCATCTTTTCACATTAATTTTTCACATCATTATATAGTTCCAGCGCCTCTTTCACATTCAATCTATTTTTTACAATGCCATGAATCGCTTGAATCATCGCAGCTGGATGTTCGGATTGCCATATGTTTCGGCCCATGTCTACTCCGATTGCGCCTTCTTGCAGCGCATTGTACGTAATGTTTAATGCGTCTTCGATTGAATCTAGTTTCGGTCCGCCCGCGATTACGACTGGAGCAGGGCATGTGCTTGTGATTTTTTCGAATCCTTCGCAGTAGTACGTTTTAATAATATCAGCTCCCATTTCAACACATACGCGGGAGGCGAGTGCTAGAAAGCGAGCTTCACGTTTTTGTAGTTCTTTCGCAACGGCGGTAATACCGAGTACTGGCAGGCCGTAATCGTGAGCTTCAGAGACTACGTTTGCGAGATTTGAAACAGTTTGTGTTTCATAGTCTGATCCAACAAAGACAGAAACGCCGACGCCAATTGCGTTTTGTTTTACTGCTTCTTTCACAGGTGTAACAATTGTTTCATTCGCTAAATCTTTGCCTACTACAGTTGCCCCGCCTGATACACGCATAACCATCGGTGTGTTGCAGTTTTCAGGAATACAGGAACTTAATACGCCTCGTGTTAAAAAGAGGGAATCAGTATATGGAAGCAAGTTTTTAACTGTTTCTAACGGTTGTTCAAGTCCGTGAATTGGCCCTAAAAAGTAGCCGTGATCTATCGCTAACATAACCGCTCTGCCGTCAGGTAAAATTGTGTTTAATCGATTTTTAAATCCCCAAGTCATTAGGAATCACTCCTTCGTTAATGTTGGATTTTCAGTTTGCACTGTATCTTTATTTGGTAAATATGGTGATTTTATAAAAACAGCTTTAAAAGGTTTGTCAGAATGGTTAATAAGATAGTGAGATTCATGAGGGCGAACTTGCAAGACATCACCTTGTTTGATTGGAACTCTTTCGTTATTCACATAGAAATCTATTTCGCCTTCTAACGCATAGAAGACTTCTTCGCACGTTGTATGATAATGATTTTGAAACTCTTGCCCAGGCTGAATAACAACAAGGCCAAGATCAATATTTGGACCTTGTATTAAATATTTCGGCCCGTTATCACCGAAGCGATAGGAGAAATCATTTTCATTCGCTTTTAACATACATTTCACTCCTTTATGTAATGTGTTACAGAGCACCGGGTGCAATCCACATATGTGAGGTGATCCCTTTATCGGCTAAAGCGAGCTGACTGTTATACACAGTTTTCCATGTTTCATAGAATTCCTTATATAGTTCATGATTTTCAGTGACTGGCTCAAATGTTTTTTCCCACTGTACAAACTGTTCGGCAGTCGCTGCCATAGATGAATATATGCCAGCACCAACCCCAGCAGCAATTGCAGTTCCTAAAGCTGCCGCTTCTTTTACAACTGGTACTTTCACTGGGATTCCAAGAACGTCTGAAAGAATTTGCGGCCAAAGTTTTCCTTTAGCAGCGCCGCCAGCAAAAATCACTTCAGAAGGAAATTTCCCTGTGAGAGCCTCTATTAATTTCAAGTTGCCGAATGTAACGAAGGCGGCATTTTCTTCTATTGCCCGGAACATTTCTTTTTTACCGCATTTTTCAGCATCTAAACTTAAATTTAAAAAGGATGGTGCAGCATGTCGCCAAGAAATATAATTCATTACATTTGAAAAAGTGGGGATTATGCCATGTGAGCCTACAGGAACTTCTTTCGCTTGTTCTTCTAGTAATTCATAAGCATCTACACCGAGTTTTTCAGCGAGCCGTTTTTCTTCATGGCAAAAGGCATCTCGAAACCACCTCATAACAAGGCCAGGGAAGAAAGCAATTGTTTCGTATTGCCATAGGTTAGGAATGACGTGGCAATTAACACGAATCGCCGCATTTGGATCAGTTTCTGGTTTTGTTATATTTACTTCTTGTTGCCAAAAACTGCCTCCGCATATAAATGTTTGTTCAGGCTTTACAACTCCAGTTCCAAGCGATGCCATTTGTGCATCTCCGCCGCCAGCAACGACCGGTGTTCCTTCATGTAATCCTGTTAACTCAGCACTTCGTTTTGTGATATTCCCGATAACTGTACCAGCTTCATTTACTTTTGGAGAAAAGGCTAGAGTAAGACCGCATTGCTCAGCAACCCAGTTATCCCAAGCTCTATTTTGTAAATCGAATATACCGGACGTACATCCGTTTGAAGGATCAATTTGTAGTACGCCGCACAATTTATATAAAATCCAATCGTTTAACATCGTGAAAGAATGAATGCTCCTGTACACGTCTGGTTCATGTTTTTTAATCCAAAGTAAGCGAGGTAAAGCACCTAATGAAAAAGTTTGACCAGATTTTTTATATAAATCCTTTTCAATTTCGGAACGAATTTGTTTTAGTTCACTAACTTCCGCTGACGCGCGGCCATCAACATTTGCACAAGCCCATATTTCCTGCCCGTTTTTATCGTATAAAACAAAGCCTTCACGCATACTCGTTGCACTAATACCTTTAATAGAAGAGGAGGACGTATTACTTTTTTGAAGAACCTCTTTCGTACATTGTTGAACGAGCTGCCAGTTTTCAGTTACATCAAAATTCATAGAACCAGGGTAACGACTATCTGATTTATGAATCCATTCTTTTTGACTAACAGCAAGTTGATTACCGTTTAAATCAAAAAGAACTGCTCGAATGCTCCCTGTACCAGCGTCGTAAGCTAATAGAGTAGACATTGAGAGTCACCTTCCTTTCTTAATAAGGAGAGGGCAGTTTCTTCATCGGTAATTAATGTATGAATGAACTTTCCTTTTAAGGCGCCGTAAATTGCAGCTATCTTTTCCGTACCGCCAGCTACACCAACGACATGTTTCATATTTTGAAGAACAGAGAGTGGTGTGCCGATAAGACGGTTATGATGGGGAAGTTCTAATTGTTTTCCGTCAGTATTATAAAATTGCCCTAAAATATCTCCAGCCCCGTTTTGACTACGTATATAAGTCATTTCACGTAGTGTTAATTTTTCTTCTTTCACAATTGTGGCGTCTTGAGATAAGCTGCCAATGCCAACTACTGCTGTATGAGCGAGTGAAGCGACGTGAAGCATATCTTTCACGCTCGGTTCAGATAGAATAATTTGCGTCATTTCGTTTGTAGATGTTAGAAAAGGGGTAGGAATAATATGAAGATCGCCTTGCATGTAGTTTAAATAGCTTTGGTTTCTTGGAACATAGTGATTTACGCCTCCTGTAAGAGTAACGATTGAAAGATTCATAGAGCTATCAAAATGAATGTTTTCTAGCATTTTACTTATCGTCTCTCCCCAGCCAATCCCAAGTAAATCTCCTTGTTGCAGATGAGTTTCTAAATATTGTGCGGCAGCTTTTCCGAGTGAAAATGCATAATCTTCTGCTGGCGTTGGAATAACGAAAGCATCTTTTAGATGGAATTTTTTCATAAGGTCACGTTCGATGCTTAAACAGTGCAAACCAGTACCTTTTACGTGAAATGTGACGACACCTTCCGTCCGTGCTTTATCTAACAACCGAACGACTTTATTTCTTGAAATGTGAAGAAGGGAAGCAATTTTTTGCTGGGTTAATTGATCTTTATAATAGTACCAAGCTACTTTTGTTAACAAATTGTCTTCAAAGCTCAGCTGTGACATACTCTTCATCC
It encodes:
- a CDS encoding nucleotidyltransferase domain-containing protein, which gives rise to MLETQISIKHERHKKLVKTIVAEILSIDKVTGCMLIGSVARGDAYPDSDLDLYILLEDGQKKRFYSETREDILVEYKSADFNLIQVNFKNNPMELYSFLEGKFLFDKSGELKKLKEIAKHEFENYRVSSDKVKGVSHWLHSSLIKIKTALKAKDELKASYIVQTSTWTLLEGIWAINNKPVPPAGSVLKYIETLSKVPTNFAGFINKLFLGDTTERISSAIFLIEWVLLNLENK
- a CDS encoding ArsR/SmtB family transcription factor, translated to MEVFHVTSRKRETYNVQMKYSILFECALGIAAVTHKRLIDTLEKSQSEWEKIRQSLSVEMREHLQFVEENNTWKALLQLLYEGDFQDLSQFIANIDSLSEEDLKYICLPFLGEAYQAKRRLAASGEVSVIHELKELTHDHQFFSTYIEFVCHADVRELKTHLIAVMTGWYDSVVKKEAEEIVSILQRDYEAKNEMNKKMKPEEFVEWATGGVTYMPEPSVHHVLLIPQITYRPWNIEADIEDTKVFHYPVANESIHPEDPYEPSYFLVHKHKALGDEARLRIVKLLFEQERTLQEITERLQLGKSTVHHHLKLLRSAKLVDIQDGKYVLRKKAVQSLAKELDAFLNR
- the lsrF gene encoding 3-hydroxy-5-phosphonooxypentane-2,4-dione thiolase — encoded protein: MTWGFKNRLNTILPDGRAVMLAIDHGYFLGPIHGLEQPLETVKNLLPYTDSLFLTRGVLSSCIPENCNTPMVMRVSGGATVVGKDLANETIVTPVKEAVKQNAIGVGVSVFVGSDYETQTVSNLANVVSEAHDYGLPVLGITAVAKELQKREARFLALASRVCVEMGADIIKTYYCEGFEKITSTCPAPVVIAGGPKLDSIEDALNITYNALQEGAIGVDMGRNIWQSEHPAAMIQAIHGIVKNRLNVKEALELYNDVKN
- a CDS encoding sugar-binding transcriptional regulator — encoded protein: MSQLSFEDNLLTKVAWYYYKDQLTQQKIASLLHISRNKVVRLLDKARTEGVVTFHVKGTGLHCLSIERDLMKKFHLKDAFVIPTPAEDYAFSLGKAAAQYLETHLQQGDLLGIGWGETISKMLENIHFDSSMNLSIVTLTGGVNHYVPRNQSYLNYMQGDLHIIPTPFLTSTNEMTQIILSEPSVKDMLHVASLAHTAVVGIGSLSQDATIVKEEKLTLREMTYIRSQNGAGDILGQFYNTDGKQLELPHHNRLIGTPLSVLQNMKHVVGVAGGTEKIAAIYGALKGKFIHTLITDEETALSLLRKEGDSQCLLY
- the hmoA gene encoding heme-degrading monooxygenase HmoA, which encodes MFIETKTFTVKEGTSDIVVERFTGEGIIEKFEGFIDLSVLVKKVRRGDEEVVVMIRWESEQAWKNWETSEEHLAGHRAGRGKPKPDHIINVEHGVYYVKSSKSAYQQS
- a CDS encoding MFS transporter, which translates into the protein MKSVLKNRSFFFMWIGSAISELGGAFGTLCNSILVYELTGSKTALSSMWLLYFIPSLILQLISGPYIDKWSRKWIMIFSQWIRASVFLLPLAMLVTGNIEVWHIYVVQIIVGLITPLYTPASQAITPSIVSKEHLQNANGYIDGMTRLMMFLAPVLGGIVIHFIGMKLTLFFVCICLFISGGLLLFIREKRIKQELRKTWLEQFLHGFTYFFTRPVIVWLGIFLTFVQFGVGVTMVTNLPYIKDELSAGYAEYGYFMAGFPLGYVVGSILVGKVTYKSRRILMLGGLFIGGLTYISLGFNHSIIIAVIIEVIAGICISFFNVHNTTICQQTVPNNMIGQVFSVRLFFIRSAMPLGVLLGGILSEIWGVRALYFIIGAIICVTSLIGILLPYFKFLDEAIEEKTA
- a CDS encoding cupin domain-containing protein — its product is MLKANENDFSYRFGDNGPKYLIQGPNIDLGLVVIQPGQEFQNHYHTTCEEVFYALEGEIDFYVNNERVPIKQGDVLQVRPHESHYLINHSDKPFKAVFIKSPYLPNKDTVQTENPTLTKE
- the lsrK gene encoding autoinducer-2 kinase yields the protein MSTLLAYDAGTGSIRAVLFDLNGNQLAVSQKEWIHKSDSRYPGSMNFDVTENWQLVQQCTKEVLQKSNTSSSSIKGISATSMREGFVLYDKNGQEIWACANVDGRASAEVSELKQIRSEIEKDLYKKSGQTFSLGALPRLLWIKKHEPDVYRSIHSFTMLNDWILYKLCGVLQIDPSNGCTSGIFDLQNRAWDNWVAEQCGLTLAFSPKVNEAGTVIGNITKRSAELTGLHEGTPVVAGGGDAQMASLGTGVVKPEQTFICGGSFWQQEVNITKPETDPNAAIRVNCHVIPNLWQYETIAFFPGLVMRWFRDAFCHEEKRLAEKLGVDAYELLEEQAKEVPVGSHGIIPTFSNVMNYISWRHAAPSFLNLSLDAEKCGKKEMFRAIEENAAFVTFGNLKLIEALTGKFPSEVIFAGGAAKGKLWPQILSDVLGIPVKVPVVKEAAALGTAIAAGVGAGIYSSMAATAEQFVQWEKTFEPVTENHELYKEFYETWKTVYNSQLALADKGITSHMWIAPGAL
- a CDS encoding VOC family protein — encoded protein: MKLNHLNLCVDDLSEARHFFETFFDFQFLEQKGKALVVMSDESGFILVLSDPKAFKGNKEVMYPEAFHIGFLVETSSEVDQSYNRLVAGGIEIGKEPYTMRGSSYGFYFTVFNGLLIEVSCIDYRDGKKVSKSNDTHQE